Part of the Chloroflexota bacterium genome is shown below.
GCACTGATTGAAGATGACCCCTATGCCCGCGACCTGATGTCGTTGCTGCTCACGCGCGACTGGCGCACACGTGTGGTTGGGGAAGTGGCAAACCGCGCCGAATTGCTCGATTTTATGGCCCAAACGGAAGGGCGCGTGAATGTAGTCGTCCTGGACACAGAGATGCCCGGTGCACCCAATCTACCTTTTGAGCTGGCAGCCCTGACCGAAGATTTACCTGACCCTCCGGCAATTCTTTTCACCGGCACCCAGGCTGCGCCGCGGCCTTACGATTATATCGTTGAGCGTCAGCGCGGCGGCTATGTACTCAAAAATGAACTCTTTTACGCGTTGGGTTCGGCGGTTGCCCAAATCGCTGCCGGGCATTGTGTCATCACTCCGGGCGTGCAGAATCTTCACGCCCAGGCCGACCTGCCCACAGAGAGTTATATTCTCGATGGCCGCCGCCAATGGTCGGCTTTCACCCCGCGCGAGCGCGAGATCATCCGCCTGGCAATGATCTTCAATCTGGCGATTCGCGATATGGCCGACGAATTGGTACTCAGCGCGGGTTGGGTCTCTGAAATTACCAGCACTATTTACATGAAGCTGGGGTTGCGCGAAATCCTGACCGGCGAAACCGCCCTGGAAGATTATTTCAGCAACGAAATTGTATTGGCTCACTGCCGCGAGATTACCCAACGCGGCAAAGCGGGCGATGATAATACCAAACTGCGTAAAGCTCCCTGGATGTCTACACTGGCCTTTCATTTGCTAACCATCCCGGAGATCAAGAAAATTTAGGCAAGACTAAAATCCCCATATTTTGTGGGGAGGCCCAACGCACAAGCGCAGCATAATAGGGCCATTGTCAACCCTAAAATCAGGAAAAGCCTATGCTCCTCAAAAACTTACTTCGCCGAAAAGGTCGTACTTTTCTAACCGTTCTCAGCATTGCCATTGGTGTAGCCGCGATTATTGCTATGGGCGCGCTGGCAGATGGTTTTCAGGCGGGCTACGATTCATTTCTCACTGGCGGCAAAGCTGATCTCGTACTCAGCCAACCCGACACAATGGATGTCAGCATGAGCGCGGTCGATGAAAACATCGGCATCGAACTCGAAGATCTCTCGGAAGTTGCTGCCGTCAGCGGTATGCTGCAAGGGCTGGTACAAACCGATGGCGTGCCTTATTTCTTCGCTTTTGGCTACCCGGAAGATAGTTTCCTGCTCAGTCGCTTCAAAATCATCGAAGGGGTAACCCTGGATAGCCGCGAAGCACAATACAGCCGCGGCAACCCCATGCTGCTTGGCGCATCAGCCGCCGAGATTCTCGGCAAGCATCCTGGCGATTCCCTGCGCCTGACCGACAGCGTCTTTCGCATTGTGGGCATTTACGAAACCGGCCAAACTATGGAAGACAGCGGTGCAATCCTGCGTCTCGCAGATGCCCAAGAACTATTGGGGCGGCAGCGGCAGGTGAGTGTTTTTTATATTCAACTCAAAGACCCTGAATTCAGCGAACGCGTTGAACAGCGCGCTCTGCGCCTGTGGCCCAATTATTTACTCAGCAGCACCGAAGCCTACGCCGACCAGCAAATTATGGGCGATGCCATGGGGGGCTATGTCTGGGCGATTGCCGGGTTGGCAATCGTTATCGGCGGTGTAGGCATGATGAATGCCCAATTGATGGCCGTGATGGAACGCACCCGCGAGATCGGTGTGCTGCGCTCGGTGGGCTGGAAAAAATGGCGCATTATGCGTATGATCTTGGGCGAATCGCTTTTGGTGGGCATTTTGGGCGGCTTGCTGGGTATCGGACTGGGCTGGTTGATGCTGATTGCATCGTCCGATTTCACCAGTTTCTTCGGCGCAACGGCTCAAAATGTTACTCCGGCGGTACTCCAGCAAGCCCTGATCACCGTCCTGGTGCTCGGTTTTGTTGGTGGTGCATACCCGGCCTGGCGCGCCTCGCGCCTGCCTCCCGTAGAAGCTTTACGTTACGAGGGCGGCAGCGCCGGAAAAATTCGCCGCCTACCCATCGGTGGAATGGCTGTTCAAAGCCTGTGGCAGCGCACCTCCCGCACCCTGCTAGCGCTGAGCGCGATTGGCATCACCGTAGGCGGCATCATGGCACTTGAAGCAATTGTACGCGGCGCGATGGATATGATTGGTACAATGGGCGGCGATGCCGAGATTATGATCCGTCAGGCCGGGATTGCCGATACCGGTTACAGCACCATCGACGAGCGCGTTGGCGATAAGATTACCCTGCTGCCCGAAGTACAAAGCGCCAGCGGGCTAATTTTTACGGCCACCGCGCTACCCGATGCGGGCATGTTTTTCATCTTGCAAGGCTACGCCCCTCATAGTTACAGCATTCAGCGTTTCAACGTCACCGAGGGCGAATACTTGAGCGGAAACCATCAAATGATGCTCGGTCGTATGATCGCCGATGCCATGCACAAAGAAGTCGGCGACACGATCGAGATTGGCAATACTCGTTTCAAGATCGTGGGTATTTTTGAGAGCGGCAGCGGCTGGCAAGAAATGGGGGGCGTCATTTCCCTGCGAGACGCGCAAACCTTCGCCGGAAAACCGCGCAAAGTAAGCCTGTACATGGTTAAATTGAACGACACAACTCAGGCCGCGGCAGTGGTTGAAGAGATCAATACGCTCTATCCCGAAATCCATGCCGCCCTCACTGGCGAGTTCGCCGATCAGATGCCCGATATGCAAAGCATGGATGCGATGATGGGCGCGATTTCCTTTTTGGCAATTTTCGTCGGCGGGGTTGGCGTGATGAATACTATGCTCATGGCCGTACTGGAACGCACCCGCGAGATCGGCGTTTTACGTGCCCTGGGTTGGCGTCGCCGCCGAATTCTCGGCATGATTATGCAAGAATCGCTTCTACTAGGTATTTTTGGCGGAATCGTTGGCATCGGGGTTGCGCTTGGCCTGGGCTACGCACTCGGTAATATCCCCATGCTGGGCAGCGCCCTCACCCCCGTCTGGGAAATTGATATTTTCACACGGGCCATCATCGTGGCCTTATCGTTGGGTCTGGTCGGCGGCATTTATCCCGCCCTGCGAGCCACCCGCTTGCAGCCTGTCGAAGCATTGATGTATGAATAAAAAGTCGCAAAAAGATATGTGTATGAAGGCTACGCCCTCTATACACATATCTTTTTGCGAAAACTTTTTTGCGGAGGCGCAAGCCCGAGCAGTATCTAAAAATCAAGGAGAACACTATGAAGAAAAGAAGTTTGTTTGTACTGATCGTTGTTG
Proteins encoded:
- a CDS encoding ABC transporter permease, whose translation is MLLKNLLRRKGRTFLTVLSIAIGVAAIIAMGALADGFQAGYDSFLTGGKADLVLSQPDTMDVSMSAVDENIGIELEDLSEVAAVSGMLQGLVQTDGVPYFFAFGYPEDSFLLSRFKIIEGVTLDSREAQYSRGNPMLLGASAAEILGKHPGDSLRLTDSVFRIVGIYETGQTMEDSGAILRLADAQELLGRQRQVSVFYIQLKDPEFSERVEQRALRLWPNYLLSSTEAYADQQIMGDAMGGYVWAIAGLAIVIGGVGMMNAQLMAVMERTREIGVLRSVGWKKWRIMRMILGESLLVGILGGLLGIGLGWLMLIASSDFTSFFGATAQNVTPAVLQQALITVLVLGFVGGAYPAWRASRLPPVEALRYEGGSAGKIRRLPIGGMAVQSLWQRTSRTLLALSAIGITVGGIMALEAIVRGAMDMIGTMGGDAEIMIRQAGIADTGYSTIDERVGDKITLLPEVQSASGLIFTATALPDAGMFFILQGYAPHSYSIQRFNVTEGEYLSGNHQMMLGRMIADAMHKEVGDTIEIGNTRFKIVGIFESGSGWQEMGGVISLRDAQTFAGKPRKVSLYMVKLNDTTQAAAVVEEINTLYPEIHAALTGEFADQMPDMQSMDAMMGAISFLAIFVGGVGVMNTMLMAVLERTREIGVLRALGWRRRRILGMIMQESLLLGIFGGIVGIGVALGLGYALGNIPMLGSALTPVWEIDIFTRAIIVALSLGLVGGIYPALRATRLQPVEALMYE
- a CDS encoding response regulator transcription factor, translated to MAKDIRVALIEDDPYARDLMSLLLTRDWRTRVVGEVANRAELLDFMAQTEGRVNVVVLDTEMPGAPNLPFELAALTEDLPDPPAILFTGTQAAPRPYDYIVERQRGGYVLKNELFYALGSAVAQIAAGHCVITPGVQNLHAQADLPTESYILDGRRQWSAFTPREREIIRLAMIFNLAIRDMADELVLSAGWVSEITSTIYMKLGLREILTGETALEDYFSNEIVLAHCREITQRGKAGDDNTKLRKAPWMSTLAFHLLTIPEIKKI